The DNA segment ATCCTACGATGCGCTCAAGACAGAGGCGCAGCTCAACGATCAATTTACCGTCTGCGATAATGTGGACTTGGACataattcttcaagaatatcaaaGCTACTACAATATGAAATTCCAAAAGGAGCCCCAAATTATCAGGAGGACGTCACTGGATGAGAAAGCCACGTTGGGTTCTTCGTCGCAGAAGAACCTATCTGCTAGCAGATTGAGAACCCCAGAACAGAAGGAGAAAGAAATAGAAAGAACAAAAAGCTCAAAAAGAAAAGAGGACgattttcaattcgaaataaTCTCTATCGAGTCTCAAGAAAGGATTCCTACTGCTGGAGGACGCAGGAGGAGTTCGCAGATTTCTGAACAAGAGAAAAAGCATTTGTCCGATTTTTCAGGTAGGAAATCCCACCAATATAAAGCATAtgcaataatttttctttttgtttgaaTCGCCCTCTAACAATTAATAGAGAAATCGCAAGCTCTTCAAatgtatgaataatattttcttcccGCATCAGATATCTATTATGGCTTGGCAATTCCTGAAGAAAAACTGAATAAAAGGCAAAATGTTCAAGAAATGTtaagagaaaaaataacaaaaaccaTACATTTGGACTTGTCTCATGCACCAAGTGTACATAAATAACGTTAAGATGTTGACAAATAGAGTGTATTACCGGCCAATAGTTTTATTACTTTTTAGTATCATTCATATGGGAAACGTTTCGACTAACAAAATCGGTGCTGCCTCTAACAATACCATACACAAATTTGCAATTTAATGTTTTCTGGTATCTAAGAATTTTCAATCTTTTATACTAGGATACACACCAGAATGGAGAGAAATGGCCGATTTAATCATGAGAGATATTGTGCCAAACACATTGGGGTTTTCATGGCACGACTGCATTGGTTTGGAAAAACCTATTGAACTACTCAAAGAGGCCACTATATACCCACTGGTCTATCCTGACCTCTTCAAGAACCTTATGCAAAGTTGGACCGGCGTTTTACTTTATGGCCCGCCAGGAACAGGTAAAACGCTTCTTGCCAAAGCACTGGCATGCGAAATCGATGCAACATTTATAAATGTTACCAGCAGCTCCTTTGTCAGCAAATGGAGGGGAGACTCGGAGAAAATGATCAAGGTTATGTTCGACTTGGCCAAATATTACGCGCCAACAACAATTTTCATCGATGAAATAGACGCTCTGCTATCAGAAACGAAAGATACAAACCATGAAGCCTCTTGTAGATTCAAAAGCGAGCTCTTAGTTCAAATGGACGGTCTCTTATCCTCCAACGAATCAGTCTTCCTGTTAGCTACAACCAATCATCCTTGGAAACTGGATAAAGCGCTGCTGAGAAGATTCGAGAAGAGAATACTAATCCCCTTGCCTAACGAAGATGCCAAAATAAGGATGCTGAAACATTACGCCAACTTGAAGAGCGAAAACAAAAACGATTGGAACAACCTGATGCAGCTAACTGAGAACTTCTCCGGATCGGATCTGAAAAGCGCATGCAAAGAAATGGGTATGAGTTTGGTTAGAGAACAGCTCAGGAGTTTGAGTAAGACCAAAAAAATTGGGGCACCCAGAAACGCTACCATTGAAGATTTAACCACTGCTTTGAAGTCGGTTAAACCTACGGTAAATATGGATTACTACAACAAATTGTCAGAGTGGAACCAGGAATATGGCTCAAGATGAACATGACTGATGTAATTTGTAAATGTATACAAGCACagaaagaaaatatatattttttattttttgcccCAAAAAGTATTCTAAAGATTCTGGAAATTCAAGTGATCAATTTTGATTAAGATGGTCGGAAAACTATAGAAAATGAGTAGAAAAGATGCAAAcatacaatttttgaaaatttcaggtaGAGTAGAGTAGTGTAGAGTAGAGAAGTATAAAGTAGAGTAGAGAGAATTAGTGTATAGTAGATTGAGTGAAGTAATATAAAGTGAAGTTggtataataaaaatttcactACTCACTGTGAACACTTGCAGCAATAAGCTGCTCTCTCTATTCTCGCCGTATTGAGAGGTTTCCAACAGCTTCTTGGGTCCAATCCTCATACACCACTCGCCAAGGCAAAGAAGCAAGGCTGTGCCAAGCGCCTTGTCGCTCTCCCCAGCTGTGGAACCCAAAGGAGCATGGGTGAAAAGCGCAGAGCACAAAGTACTGATAATGGCATTTCCTTGTCTCGGATATTCGTTCCACAGTAACGTGGCATGATCGCAAAGAAGAAACAAGATGTTACTAGCAAGTTGAGCTATTACTTTGTTGTTgaactggaaaaaaaatcagTACTTTCACGCATTCACAAGATTAATCATCTTTCTTACTTTTAATGACTGCAGGATAACATCGATTGCATCAGTAACTTTAGAATGGAATGTTTTGTTGCTCAATTCTTTATAAACATATATTCCCAACGCGGAGAGAGCTATAGATCTTGCCTTTCCTCTTGCTTCTCTCCTTCCGGCTCTGAGAAGAATACTCACGACATGTTCCTGCaaagttgaaaataaaataacaccCGAGTTCTAGAAATTACAGTGTGGTAACTCCATTACTCAGAGTGAATAATGACTTTAGTAACTGAGAAAAAACTGCGAATTTTACAGGCTTCTggccattttgaatattttgtttcagaatgTTCCATACCTGGTTGAAGCaccaaaaaataccaaaatgtgACCAAAAACCGTTATTTCATAACGCACAACTCGCCACACTCAAAGAAACATTGCTGAAAAATGACCTTAAGCACCCTGAGCTTTGCTTATGCTTCAAAAACAGGGTATATatcataattcaaaaattttctctctAAATCATCTACACGAcaatatatgtttgtccagtttaagCTGAAACCCCCTGCATATCCCGAATTTTTAATTAAAACTGTATTCTTCCACATGacttttcatatttttcgataaaaccaaaataaaaaaaaaattcaaccagtTATTTTACTCGAATAATAGAGAGACCTGCAACATGTTTACCTTAATATCCGGACAAGCCATCAGGTGCATATCTCGTTCAGGTTGCAGAACATAAAGGGAATTCAAATCGTTCGGCTTGCTCAATAAGTTCGCTATTATCGAAACAGCCTCAGTCCTCGGAGAAGTCTCCAAGGATTCGGTGGAATTCAAGACAGTATTACAGGCATGTATGAGATCTAGGATTAGAATAGAGGAGCCTGGCAGTTGAAGAGAAAGGAATCTGGGACCTAGATGCTTTAAAGCTGTATTCAGGTAAGATTTGGACGGACCTGTTAAAGCTTCAAAAaccattttatcatttcactGCAGAAAAGCGTTTTCAGGAAAACTTACCTAAATgcaaaaaatgataaaactggGGTAAATAAGTCCTATATTTGGAATCACAGTTTAGAGTTATTGTACATAGTAATCTCAGAGCATCCAATTTGCCTGGTTCGTATACCTCAGGTAATATTAGAGCTCCAAAACACCATGGAAGAATTAATGTTAAAGGTGGTACCAATTCGGGTGGTTGCGGTGTGCTTAAATTGTCCGAAGATACACCCTGATTGTGCTTAATCTTGATTAACGTATCAGTTAACTTCACAAGATATTGGAATACTTGATGATGAAGTTTGTAATCAGCAATACTGTTAACATCCCctgaaaaaatgatattattgCCGAACCAACATCGACTTGAAAGTAAAAAGATCAATTAATTGAACCATTATTCTCAAAGGAagttaattttatatttgaacagGATAAACTCACCTAGCGCCCCCAGCATTCTTTTCCAAAGTATTACGGCCACATCGGGTAGCCACCCTCTGACGCTTCCCCCACACACCACCCCCCTTTTTTCCCCAAACGAGGGACTTTCCAAATGATGATGATGGTGTTCAGCCATCATGTCGAGTTGGAGCGGCGAATCCTTGatggaattacattcaacaccGCTAGATGGCGCTGGACTAGGAGACCTGCTCCTATCTATCGACTCAACGTCATGGACCATCAAACTATCCAGTGATAATGACCTTCTGTGCCTGACCAGTGTCTAAAATGAAGAATACGATGTTTTCGACGAAAAATATCGGTATGAATGATCATTACATTTCTAGGTCTGTGCActtgttttcttttttcgtACAAATCCGTTTCGCTAGAGCTCCTTGAAAGTGTAGATCGCCTTCTTCTTATCCCACTACTTCCATCGCTAATAACCGATTCTTGCCTGGTGCTGGTTGGATGATTATTCTCGAAAGCCTGTCCAGTAAGGCCGCTTTCAGGTCTACTGGTGGGCCTTCGAcccattcttttgtttttttgttccGCCAACCTGTCCAACGGGAGATCCGTTAGATCTAACTCGTAAACATGTCTGGCCAATACCCTTGTCAAGGTGTCCATCGTTTTCTGAAACCATGAATTCAATTCATTTCCCAACAAGGTTTAAGGGAGAATATTTACCGCCCATTCCTTGATGAGGTCCTCCCAGTTAGTGAGAGAAACAAGAACGTGTAGAAACCTATCCCATAATTCTTGAgatatcaaaacattcaaattagCCTTGATCCATGTCACAATGAGAGTTTGGAAAATTGCCGGTGCCAATTTTCCACCGAGGGTCTGCATCTTTTTTTTAGGAGGATTTTCGTTCAAAACCAGTGATGTAATTTGTAATAAAACTACCAACAATTGTTCCCTGAAATGAGGAATGAAATTAACGCGAATATAATTCTATCccgaaaatttatttctgaCTTTCCAGTCATCATTTAGTGCACATGAGGAGTGCACCGCACCTAATTTTGACGATTACAGTACGTCAGACCCACGTGTTTCCTTCCCGTTTCCCCTGATGAAATACCCGAATTTCTGTGActacattttgaaaaatatacatttaaTTGTCAGTTGTCTATTCTGAAACAAGACTCACCATGTACCACTGTCCATTCTAGTATTCATAACCATATATCGATAAATATTAAGTACCCTTTTGCAAGCATCAGTCTGTTCCTCTAACATCTTCGGAATGTGCTGATTAACCTCCAGCAGAAAGACATTTGCGGCGTGCGTCATGAATAATTGCAGAACATTCTATGGATATCCTCTGATTAGAAGAACGTCTATAGTATGAGCAGACTTACTCACCTGCATGCCAGCTCTCACTAATAAATTCTCTTTGTTGATTGCACCCAAATAAGAATCGTTCCTTAATCTTGGAGGTCTTGTGTCATGACCAAAATCTTCTGGGAGTCTCATATCATCAGGCAATTCCAACATGTAGGGAGGCATTTCAGGAATATTCAGCTGTATCAAATCTTTATACACCTGAATAGTTTTCTTAATGGCTATTACATGGTTGAAATTCAACAGAAAGGCTTGTCTAAAAAGCTCATGGAGGAAATTCACATTGTCCCTGGAACTATACAACACCTCCCTCACAATTTGAGCAGCTAAGACCTCGTCAGATGGGGTACGGTTTATTTGGAGCGACAAATCTGCAATTCAATGGGCCCATTACAAGATTACATTTGAATGAGGAAGTCAAAAGTGTATTTCagcacataattttttttatcgaaaattgaaaagtgCTGGACCAACTTCATACACATCTGAGTCAACTCACTTGAATCTAAACTTGGATGAGCCGATTCATGATGTCCTTCTTCTTCGTGTTCTTTCAGTGTGGAATGTATGCCTATCGAAGGTTGGCCGGTAtccatattttttttagtttggTGAACATAATTTGTGAGCCACATGATTAAAGTGACTCTACAATAAACAAATTCACTCTCTGCTTCAGCTTTCCTCATCACTGGTAAGTCTGTGAATGGGATTGTACAAGTATTTGATTTGTATTCAAAACACAAATAGGACATTTCTCAACTTACCCAACATGGGATTATACAGGGAAGTCTCCAAGCTGAAATTTGGGCAAATTTTCGGCAAATAATAAACTTTGAACTTCTCTAACAAAAAATGAAAACATCGGCTATAATAAGCAGGCTTATCATGCCATTCAAGCTTAACAACAGATTGGACCATATGTTCCAAGAGAGCCTCTAGAAACAGCTTGCTTGGGTGATCAGGTGGTTTTTCTGAGGTTGAGGGTGGTAAAATGGGTAAAAGTTCAGCAGATGTAACAGGATGATGAACATTTGTATCATGAAATATGCTCATTCCAGTTGGCTGTACGGTGACTGCCGATGGATTGATGAATCCTGGTACCAAAGATGCATACATTCCATCAACGTAGTCAGGTGCATTCTCATTTAATGCTTGATACCtagaaacataatataaatgttatagttcaaataattttcaataaatacttGATTATTCCTTATCTTCCCATATTAAGACACAACTTTTTAGTATTGTCATATTTTCTTACCACATCAAAAAGTAACGGATACCCTGTCTTCTCAACTTTACAGAGTTCCCAGTGTGAAGAAGTTTGTTCAAGATCCTTCCCAAAGAGTGCATTTGCCATCTTTTGTGAATGAGTTCCGGTAGTAAACTCAACACTTGTTCCAAAATCCATAATGCACATTCTAGTTCTTCCTTATGGGCTTTATGAACTGAAATTATATTAAATACAATATTCATTGCATTATCTAGAATTTCAAAACAACAATGCTGCATGCATAATCACAAATAGTCTAGTAGTGaaaatgtataatatattttgcATTAGGCAAGCCCTTCTCTTAGTAGACTCATAAatttgatgaataaataatttccatgcaaAAGCATGCACTACATTATCCATTACCTCAAAACATTTCTGAAGAAACTTACCAAGATGAAAAGAGAGTTCtaatggaaaataataaaagatCAATTAGATGAAAGTTAGAATGAAATATATTTACATTCACAGTGAAAGATTCAAAGAATCTAAAATACTTCCACAGATACATTCAGTTATCTCTGTTAAGAAAGTGAAGAGTTTTACAATTATCTGAATCCATCACTGTTTGAAAACGAAATGTCCAATTGACATGAACTTTGTAAAATTTACACATACAAAACAAACAGACATATCTGGTGGATTATATTCAAATAATGCATCCACCAtattctttattttcatgattaaTGGAATAACATAGAAACAGGTCAAatttagaaatgaaattttgtcaagGTAATTGCCAAAACTTCACGAATTAACTAATTTCTAGTTATCATGAtgggaatcaatatttctgttCACACATACCTCGTTGGCGCAAATTGTACTCGGCTTGAATAAAACTATCATACAGTATGTTGTAAACATGACTGAAGTTGGCTTCAAAAAATCCCTTGGCTTCTAATACATCAACGTTATCTACAATAAAAACATATTCAGTTCTTTATTCAACCTAGTACgagaacaaaaaatttcatatatcaaTATGTATGAGCGGACCGATTACTCAAAACCTCACCTAATATAATTTTTAAATGTTTTATTCTGGTGGCCAAGTCTTTTTTAGGATCTTGTATTTTTGAGGTAGATTTTTTGACATCTAATTGATTTCGTTTACTGAACATTTTGAGCTGATGTTAATGCAATGCATAATATTCCCACTTATGACTAATTAAGAAAGAAGTCCATAATATATTTTAAAATCAATTTCCTAGCATTTGTAAATATTacattttaaaatttatttttttatgttgacTTCTGACGTACAACATATTTATTTACTGACGTTGACTGTCACGCCTCTTTAGGTATGTTGTTGACAAATAAATGAACTATTAAATTTTGAACTACTACCAT comes from the Coccinella septempunctata chromosome 2, icCocSept1.1, whole genome shotgun sequence genome and includes:
- the LOC123306374 gene encoding katanin p60 ATPase-containing subunit A-like 2 → MAEYTKRRSGSLSSYTAQEQRKRESQERKRSILYLILGYLKECNLKTSYDALKTEAQLNDQFTVCDNVDLDIILQEYQSYYNMKFQKEPQIIRRTSLDEKATLGSSSQKNLSASRLRTPEQKEKEIERTKSSKRKEDDFQFEIISIESQERIPTAGGRRRSSQISEQEKKHLSDFSGYTPEWREMADLIMRDIVPNTLGFSWHDCIGLEKPIELLKEATIYPLVYPDLFKNLMQSWTGVLLYGPPGTGKTLLAKALACEIDATFINVTSSSFVSKWRGDSEKMIKVMFDLAKYYAPTTIFIDEIDALLSETKDTNHEASCRFKSELLVQMDGLLSSNESVFLLATTNHPWKLDKALLRRFEKRILIPLPNEDAKIRMLKHYANLKSENKNDWNNLMQLTENFSGSDLKSACKEMGMSLVREQLRSLSKTKKIGAPRNATIEDLTTALKSVKPTVNMDYYNKLSEWNQEYGSR
- the LOC123306373 gene encoding probable Rho GTPase-activating protein CG5521 isoform X1, producing MFSKRNQLDVKKSTSKIQDPKKDLATRIKHLKIILDNVDVLEAKGFFEANFSHVYNILYDSFIQAEYNLRQRELSFHLVHKAHKEELECALWILEQVLSLLPELIHKRWQMHSLGRILNKLLHTGNSVKLRRQGIRYFLMWYQALNENAPDYVDGMYASLVPGFINPSAVTVQPTGMSIFHDTNVHHPVTSAELLPILPPSTSEKPPDHPSKLFLEALLEHMVQSVVKLEWHDKPAYYSRCFHFLLEKFKVYYLPKICPNFSLETSLYNPMLDLPVMRKAEAESEFVYCRVTLIMWLTNYVHQTKKNMDTGQPSIGIHSTLKEHEEEGHHESAHPSLDSNLSLQINRTPSDEVLAAQIVREVLYSSRDNVNFLHELFRQAFLLNFNHVIAIKKTIQVYKDLIQLNIPEMPPYMLELPDDMRLPEDFGHDTRPPRLRNDSYLGAINKENLLVRAGMQNVLQLFMTHAANVFLLEVNQHIPKMLEEQTDACKRVLNIYRYMVMNTRMDSGTWEQLLVVLLQITSLVLNENPPKKKMQTLGGKLAPAIFQTLIVTWIKANLNVLISQELWDRFLHVLVSLTNWEDLIKEWAKTMDTLTRVLARHVYELDLTDLPLDRLAEQKNKRMGRRPTSRPESGLTGQAFENNHPTSTRQESVISDGSSGIRRRRSTLSRSSSETDLYEKRKQVHRPRNTLVRHRRSLSLDSLMVHDVESIDRSRSPSPAPSSGVECNSIKDSPLQLDMMAEHHHHHLESPSFGEKRGVVCGGSVRGWLPDVAVILWKRMLGALGDVNSIADYKLHHQVFQYLVKLTDTLIKIKHNQGVSSDNLSTPQPPELVPPLTLILPWCFGALILPEVYEPGKLDALRLLCTITLNCDSKYRTYLPQFYHFLHLALTGPSKSYLNTALKHLGPRFLSLQLPGSSILILDLIHACNTVLNSTESLETSPRTEAVSIIANLLSKPNDLNSLYVLQPERDMHLMACPDIKEHVVSILLRAGRREARGKARSIALSALGIYVYKELSNKTFHSKVTDAIDVILQSLKFNNKVIAQLASNILFLLCDHATLLWNEYPRQGNAIISTLCSALFTHAPLGSTAGESDKALGTALLLCLGEWCMRIGPKKLLETSQYGENRESSLLLQVFTVLFKIVTGKASTEHLGGLSQPSMQNDFDPNILSDDLNKVTSPVSSPSKNQVCQRTINLCAKTVLTHLVTHLGHFPMAIGAARLSSMVVEHDDVPNLGSDELSHNIFSAPNIQLFMFNPNVIASFIELPTLDLPGGGVTAGLSTADTQVRVLLRDLSGKASWDASILYKKPDQEEEPQEPPTASHRNETEPAQLESLMIDNFQHSLPQRAMRHRPPSVLPDVSNSAPDLDQLDDLLQYLGHSSSECLENIHRKLNEPSEPPVSLELEQEAIASVINQRNVEMDEYRLTSHLESMVGQPAARPDSKGDTSNASVEITSLQQAPMGIVDQKEFQQCRLLFSQLGLTGWDKRQQLHLLNKTERLLRELRNLDGQCCRETHKVAIIYVGPGQEDKNSILSNQGGSALFEQFLASLAWEIELENHTGFLGGLQRGGSTGLSAPYYATSFLEVIFHVATRMPSDSPEAVLNKTRHLGNDEVHIVWSEHSRDYRRDIIPTEFCDILITIYPLGNDLHRVTVNCKPDVPHFGVLFDEAIVETNVLAGLVRSTAICASRAKRTTLTHYQQYYEERARSLRTVVSDHKESTIYEDFISRVYSPVCSSLSLLGNSSGSGMTIDSLSCSSSSTLAAALLDSHGHSHRSSQKGDPKGKGSDMNKGVWFNSSDISQNVESTSISPRPLKKITTSLKNVPRRVHKQESSDTPPESPQQMIRKK
- the LOC123306373 gene encoding probable Rho GTPase-activating protein CG5521 isoform X2 yields the protein MFSKRNQLDVKKSTSKIQDPKKDLATRIKHLKIILDNVDVLEAKGFFEANFSHVYNILYDSFIQAEYNLRQRVHKAHKEELECALWILEQVLSLLPELIHKRWQMHSLGRILNKLLHTGNSVKLRRQGIRYFLMWYQALNENAPDYVDGMYASLVPGFINPSAVTVQPTGMSIFHDTNVHHPVTSAELLPILPPSTSEKPPDHPSKLFLEALLEHMVQSVVKLEWHDKPAYYSRCFHFLLEKFKVYYLPKICPNFSLETSLYNPMLDLPVMRKAEAESEFVYCRVTLIMWLTNYVHQTKKNMDTGQPSIGIHSTLKEHEEEGHHESAHPSLDSNLSLQINRTPSDEVLAAQIVREVLYSSRDNVNFLHELFRQAFLLNFNHVIAIKKTIQVYKDLIQLNIPEMPPYMLELPDDMRLPEDFGHDTRPPRLRNDSYLGAINKENLLVRAGMQNVLQLFMTHAANVFLLEVNQHIPKMLEEQTDACKRVLNIYRYMVMNTRMDSGTWEQLLVVLLQITSLVLNENPPKKKMQTLGGKLAPAIFQTLIVTWIKANLNVLISQELWDRFLHVLVSLTNWEDLIKEWAKTMDTLTRVLARHVYELDLTDLPLDRLAEQKNKRMGRRPTSRPESGLTGQAFENNHPTSTRQESVISDGSSGIRRRRSTLSRSSSETDLYEKRKQVHRPRNTLVRHRRSLSLDSLMVHDVESIDRSRSPSPAPSSGVECNSIKDSPLQLDMMAEHHHHHLESPSFGEKRGVVCGGSVRGWLPDVAVILWKRMLGALGDVNSIADYKLHHQVFQYLVKLTDTLIKIKHNQGVSSDNLSTPQPPELVPPLTLILPWCFGALILPEVYEPGKLDALRLLCTITLNCDSKYRTYLPQFYHFLHLALTGPSKSYLNTALKHLGPRFLSLQLPGSSILILDLIHACNTVLNSTESLETSPRTEAVSIIANLLSKPNDLNSLYVLQPERDMHLMACPDIKEHVVSILLRAGRREARGKARSIALSALGIYVYKELSNKTFHSKVTDAIDVILQSLKFNNKVIAQLASNILFLLCDHATLLWNEYPRQGNAIISTLCSALFTHAPLGSTAGESDKALGTALLLCLGEWCMRIGPKKLLETSQYGENRESSLLLQVFTVLFKIVTGKASTEHLGGLSQPSMQNDFDPNILSDDLNKVTSPVSSPSKNQVCQRTINLCAKTVLTHLVTHLGHFPMAIGAARLSSMVVEHDDVPNLGSDELSHNIFSAPNIQLFMFNPNVIASFIELPTLDLPGGGVTAGLSTADTQVRVLLRDLSGKASWDASILYKKPDQEEEPQEPPTASHRNETEPAQLESLMIDNFQHSLPQRAMRHRPPSVLPDVSNSAPDLDQLDDLLQYLGHSSSECLENIHRKLNEPSEPPVSLELEQEAIASVINQRNVEMDEYRLTSHLESMVGQPAARPDSKGDTSNASVEITSLQQAPMGIVDQKEFQQCRLLFSQLGLTGWDKRQQLHLLNKTERLLRELRNLDGQCCRETHKVAIIYVGPGQEDKNSILSNQGGSALFEQFLASLAWEIELENHTGFLGGLQRGGSTGLSAPYYATSFLEVIFHVATRMPSDSPEAVLNKTRHLGNDEVHIVWSEHSRDYRRDIIPTEFCDILITIYPLGNDLHRVTVNCKPDVPHFGVLFDEAIVETNVLAGLVRSTAICASRAKRTTLTHYQQYYEERARSLRTVVSDHKESTIYEDFISRVYSPVCSSLSLLGNSSGSGMTIDSLSCSSSSTLAAALLDSHGHSHRSSQKGDPKGKGSDMNKGVWFNSSDISQNVESTSISPRPLKKITTSLKNVPRRVHKQESSDTPPESPQQMIRKK